In Trifolium pratense cultivar HEN17-A07 linkage group LG7, ARS_RC_1.1, whole genome shotgun sequence, a genomic segment contains:
- the LOC123897345 gene encoding N-carbamoylputrescine amidase encodes MEDNKGRKVVVSALQFSCTDDVSTNVATAERLVRAAHKQGANIVLIQELFEGYYFCQAQREDFIQRAKPYKDHPTITRMQKLAKELGVVIPVSFFEEANNAHYNSIAIVDADGTDLGIYRKSHIPDGPGYEEKFYFNPGDTGFKVFETKYAKIGVAICWDQWFPEAARAMVLQGAEILFYPTAIGSEPHDHSIDSRDHWKRVMQGHAGANLVPLVASNRIGNEIIETEHGKSEIKFYGNSFIAGPTGEIVSIADDKEEAVLIAEFDLDKIKSTRHCWGVFRDRRPDLYKVLLTLDGKNPVR; translated from the exons ATGGAAGACAACAAGGGtagaaaagttgttgtttctgCTCTTCAGTTTTCTTGCACCGATGATGTTTCAACCAATGTTGCCACCGCCGAGAG ACTTGTTAGAGCTGCTCATAAGCAGGGTGCAAACATTGTTCTCATTCAG GAACTCTTTGAAGGTTATTACTTCTGTCAGGCACAAAGAGAGGATTTCATTCAAAGAGCTAAGCCTTATAAGGACCATCCTACAATTACGAG GATGCAGAAACTTGCAAAAGAATTGGGTGTAGTCATACCAGTTAGCTTCTTTGAGGAGGCAAACAATGCACATTATAATTCAATAGCCATCGTTGATGCTGATGGAACAGATCTTGGAATTTATAGAAAATCTCATATTCCAGATGGACCAG GTTATGAGGAAAAGTTCTATTTTAATCCGGGCGACACTGGATTTAAG GTTTTCGAGACAAAATATGCAAAAATTGGAGTCG CTATTTGCTGGGATCAGTGGTTTCCGGAGGCAGCCCGAGCAATGGTGCTTCAAGGTGCtgagattttattttatccaACTGCTATTGGATCTGAACCTCACGATCACAGCATCGACTCTCGTGACCATTGGAAACGAGTAATGCAAGGACATGCTGGGGCCAATCTG GTACCTCTTGTGGCTTCAAATAGGATAGGGAATGAGATAATTGAGACTGAGCATGGAAAAAGTGAGATAAAGTTTTACGGAAACTCCTTCATAGCAG GGCCTACTGGAGAAATTGTTTCAATTGCTGATGATAAAGAGGAAGCAGTTCTTATTGCTGAATTTGATTTGGACAAAATCAAATCCACAAGACATTGTTGGGGGGTATTCCGTGATCGGCGTCCAGATCTATATAAGGTGCTTTTAACATTAGACGGCAAAAATCCTGTTCGTTGA
- the LOC123897695 gene encoding 40S ribosomal protein S25-2-like, whose amino-acid sequence MAPKKEKAPPPSSKPAKSGGGKQKKKKWSKGKQKEKVNNMVLFDQGTYDKLLTEAPKYKLITPSVLSDRLRINGSLARRAIKDLMARGLIRLVSAHASQQIYTRATNT is encoded by the exons ATG GCACCAAAGAAGGAGAAGGCTCCACCACCGTCGTCAAAGCCGGCGAAATCAGGAGGAGgaaaacaaaagaagaagaagtggAGCAAGGGAAAGCAAAAGGAAAAGGTTAACAACATGGTGTTGTTTGATCAAGGTACCTATGATAAGCTTCTCACTGAAGCTCCTAAGTACAAACTCATCACTCCTTCAGTTCTCTCCGATCGTCTCAGG ATTAATGGATCTTTGGCACGTCGTGCAATCAAGGACCTAATGGCAAGAGGTTTGATTAGATTGGTATCTGCTCATGCTAGTCAACAGATTTACACTAGAGCTACCAATACATAA
- the LOC123899425 gene encoding germin-like protein 9-3, with product MSSTISKVLTLIIFAFTIMQITLAGDPDILTDFIAPVGTTVDSTFFTFTGFRALLPPNTLPSTFKAFKASKAEFPALDGQSVSYAALAYPPGTINPPHTHPRSAELLFLATGSLKVGFVDTTNKLFTQTLQAGDIFVFPKGLVHFQLNSDTQKPAFAFSAFGSANAGTVSLPSTLFNTSIDDNVLALAFKTNVSTIQTLKKGLA from the coding sequence ATGTCTTCCACAATTTCAAAAGTCCTCACACTAATCATATTTGCATTTACCATAATGCAAATAACATTAGCTGGCGATCCAGATATCCTGACTGACTTCATAGCCCCAGTTGGAACCACAGTTGATAGCACCTTCTTCACATTCACCGGCTTCCGCGCCCTTCTTCCACCAAACACACTACCCTCAACCTTCAAAGCATTCAAAGCAAGCAAAGCAGAGTTTCCAGCTCTTGATGGACAAAGTGTGTCATATGCTGCTCTAGCATACCCACCTGGGACAATCAATCCACCACACACACATCCTCGTTCGGCCGAGCTACTCTTCCTCGCTACAGGCTCCCTTAAAGTTGGATTTGTTGACACTACCAATAAGCTATTCACTCAAACGCTACAAGCCGGTGACATCTTTGTGTTTCCAAAGGGTCTTGTCCATTTTCAGCTCAATTCTGATACTCAAAAACCTGCTTTTGCTTTTTCTGCCTTTGGTAGTGCTAATGCTGGAACTGTTTCACTTCCTAGCACATTGTTTAACACTTCCATTGATGATAATGTCTTGGCTTTGGCTTTCAAGACTAATGTTTCTACCATTCAAACTTTGAAGAAAGGTTTGGCATAA
- the LOC123896536 gene encoding germin-like protein 9-3, whose amino-acid sequence MSSTTLKVLTLIISAFTIIQITLAGDPDILTDFIAPIGTTVDSTFFTFTGFRTLLPPNTLPSTFKAFKASKAEFPALDGQSVSYAALVYPPGTINPPHTHPRSAELLFLATGSLKVGFVDTTNKLFTQTLQAGDIFVFPKGLVHFQLNSDTQKPAFAFSAFGSANAGTVSLPSTLFNTSIDDNVLALAFKTNVSTIQTLKKGLA is encoded by the coding sequence ATGTCTTCCACGACTTTAAAAGTCCTAACACTAATCATATCTGCATTTACCATAATCCAAATTACATTAGCTGGCGATCCAGATATCCTGACCGACTTCATAGCCCCAATTGGAACCACAGTTGATAGCACCTTCTTCACATTCACCGGCTTCCGCACACTTCTTCCACCAAACACACTACCCTCAACCTTCAAAGCATTCAAAGCAAGCAAAGCAGAGTTTCCAGCTCTTGATGGACAAAGTGTGTCATATGCCGCTCTAGTATACCCACCTGGGACAATCAATCCACCACATACACATCCTCGCTCGGCCGAGCTACTCTTCCTCGCTACAGGCTCCCTTAAAGTTGGATTTGTTGACACAACCAATAAGCTATTCACTCAAACACTACAAGCCGGTGACATCTTTGTATTTCCAAAGGGTCTAGTCCATTTTCAGCTCAATTCTGATACTCAAAAGCCTGCTTTTGCTTTTTCTGCCTTTGGTAGTGCTAATGCTGGAACTGTTTCACTTCCTAGCACATTGTTCAACACTTCCATTGATGATAATGTATTGGCTTTGGCTTTCAAGACTAATGTTTCTACCATTCAAACTTTAAAGAAAGGTTTGGCATAA
- the LOC123900100 gene encoding germin-like protein 9-3 has translation MTSTTSKVLTLIISAFTIMQITLAGDPDILTDFIAPVGATVDGTFFTFTGFRALLPPNTFPSTFKALKATKAEFPALDGQSVSYAALEFPAKSINPPHTHPRSAELLFVASGSLQVGFVDTTNKLFTQTLQAGDIFVFPKGLVHFQFNSDAQKPALALSAFGSANAGTVSIPSTLFNTTIDDNVLALAFKTDVGTIQTLKKGFTS, from the coding sequence ATGACTTCCACAACTTCAAAAGTCCTAACACTAATCATATCTGCATTTACTATAATGCAAATTACATTAGCTGGCGATCCAGATATTCTGACTGACTTCATAGCCCCAGTTGGAGCCACAGTTGATGGCACCTTCTTCACATTCACTGGCTTCCGCGCCCTTCTTCCACCAAACACATTCCCCTCAACTTTCAAAGCATTGAAAGCAACCAAAGCCGAGTTTCCAGCTCTTGACGGACAAAGTGTGTCATATGCTGCTCTTGAATTCCCTGCCAAAAGTATCAACCCACCACACACACACCCTCGTTCAGCCGAGCTACTTTTTGTTGCTTCAGGTTCACTTCAAGTTGGATTTGTTGACACGACCAATAAGCTATTCACTCAAACGCTACAAGCTGGTGACATCTTTGTGTTTCCTAAGGGACTTGTGCATTTTCAATTCAATTCTGATGCTCAAAAACCTGCTTTGGCTCTTTCTGCCTTTGGTAGTGCTAATGCTGGAACTGTTTCAATTCCTAGCACATTGTTTAACACTACCATTGATGATAATGTCTTGGCTTTGGCTTTCAAGACTGATGTTGGCACAATTCAAACTTTGAAGAAAGGGTTTACTTCTTAA
- the LOC123898062 gene encoding putative protein TPRXL — protein sequence MDLHKPTRFKTRKFPTSKAERFLGVPSHAPSHDNSTSTPFELTEDDVIFGFDYSHPSSSSSSSSSPLPIPTPTTITNRHRHHQHRKASPLGPHDSVGILASLPENEESSSSSKAPTPISVSISNSVSSNSSSSSTSRPIHVVQRPSSDRTPSFSSPASSQFYHSAPVNVPMMSPEMAKLARQYEEEDARALVEEEEFRNTMPPHEYLSRQVEFSPMISCSLFEGVGRTLKGRDMRQVRNAVLSQTGFFD from the coding sequence ATGGACCTCCACAAACCGACCCGATTCAAAACCCGCAAATTCCCCACCTCCAAGGCGGAGCGTTTCCTCGGCGTCCCATCTCACGCGCCGTCACACGATAATTCCACTTCCACACCCTTCGAACTCACAGAAGACGATGTCATTTTCGGTTTCGACTATTCACAcccctcttcttcttcttcttcttcttcttctcctcttCCTATTCCCACCCCCACCACCATCACCAACCGCCACCGTCACCACCAACACCGTAAGGCTTCCCCCTTAGGTCCACACGATTCCGTCGGAATCCTCGCTTCCTTACCGGAAAACGAagaatcttcttcttcttcaaaagcTCCGACTCCGATCTCAGTTTCAATCTCAAATTCCGtttcatcaaattcatcttcttcatccaCCTCCCGACCTATTCATGTCGTTCAGAGACCTTCGTCAGATCGGACTCCATCGTTTTCATCTCCGGCGTCGAGTCAATTTTACCATTCCGCGCCAGTAAATGTTCCGATGATGTCACCGGAGATGGCGAAACTCGCGAGACAATACGAAGAAGAAGATGCAAGAGCGttagttgaagaagaagaattcaGAAACACGATGCCACCACATGAATATCTTTCTAGACAAGTGGAATTTTCGCCGATGATTTCGTGTTCGTTGTTTGAAGGAGTTGGAAGAACCCTAAAAGGAAGAGATATGCGTCAAGTTAGGAATGCTGTTTTGAGCCAAACAGGTTTCTTTGattga